Proteins encoded together in one Catellatospora citrea window:
- a CDS encoding fibronectin type III domain-containing protein, giving the protein MADLSPSAITRKARTKGGIVTIVTVLAMLAAMSLTWFGLSANDQVAAGYDSSSWLWSLTRGELARVNGLTGKVDTRSQALVASQGHYVQVSQSDRYLIVRDQHTGRISALDPATLQITASQESQAGLGVQVALHNQAAFIIDPVQGVVRQLDPATLQPIGEPLRFPPGITGGHFDGAGRLWVAVPSQGTVSVITPAPLTPPSNGTGGTGGSGPTMARTEPVAEAFHDLALSALDDGVAVLDQTNGSLTLLRGKDLKKVEIAGAAGGEMPDRSTGKDIAVTVVDGRKVYAISGEKVNEFAVPGAGGAVRPAVAWAGLFYLADDAAGKVYAIDGEGKLVNTIEAGKPGGRLDLEVRENQLFINAPDGATARVVNDKNEVRVVDKFNDDVVGGDPPPVTPPPPPKPQIGKPGAPRNVTAAAGDSQVRLSWGKASENGSKITKYVVEGEGRTWTVGARNRSLVVDQLTNGTTYTFTVHAVNGKGDGPSRKSNPVMPTGDVPGPATDVKAVENPDGTVEVSWTAANGQGRKITRYEVTAIDAGSGALIGTTTGATKLVVKDGELEYGTQYAFTVVAINDKGAGSEVSQPSGSVVPFNKPAQVDNLSAATVGSAKGTVRVTWQAGDDNGRQITGYRVTAGGKTQTVTATNATLDGFGDGEIVGVDVAAVNEAGTGPADTTSAKTIANAAVSNVSAGGETYKGFTVNFAYDDGGGTAACTVTINGAARAVACNTGASGYTVNEVATDSAFTITVSVQNATGQAATSGPVTVRTRRLNGTIRCVGCANGIGIYSNSRQQSNEAVGDAQNGDTFKAFCWKQGTAGNQSGDAELFAAGENSNKRSDKWIQITYRGNQRYVPFIWLNLDDGDDYNDVPQC; this is encoded by the coding sequence GTGGCGGATCTGTCACCGAGCGCGATCACACGCAAGGCACGGACCAAGGGTGGCATAGTCACCATCGTCACGGTGCTGGCGATGCTGGCGGCCATGAGCCTGACCTGGTTCGGGCTCAGCGCCAACGACCAGGTCGCGGCCGGCTACGACAGCAGCTCCTGGCTGTGGAGCCTCACCCGCGGCGAACTCGCCCGGGTCAACGGCCTGACCGGCAAGGTGGACACCCGCTCGCAGGCCCTGGTGGCCTCGCAGGGCCACTACGTGCAGGTCAGCCAGTCCGACCGCTACCTGATCGTGCGCGACCAGCACACCGGCCGCATCAGTGCGCTCGACCCGGCGACGCTGCAGATCACCGCGTCGCAGGAGTCGCAGGCGGGCCTGGGCGTGCAGGTGGCGCTGCACAACCAGGCGGCGTTCATCATCGACCCGGTGCAGGGCGTGGTGCGCCAGCTGGACCCGGCGACGCTGCAGCCGATCGGCGAGCCGCTGCGCTTTCCGCCGGGCATCACCGGCGGCCACTTCGACGGCGCCGGCCGGCTCTGGGTGGCCGTGCCCAGCCAGGGCACCGTTTCGGTGATCACGCCCGCGCCGCTGACCCCGCCGTCGAACGGCACCGGGGGCACCGGCGGCAGCGGGCCCACGATGGCCCGCACCGAGCCGGTCGCCGAGGCGTTCCACGACCTTGCGCTGTCCGCCCTCGACGACGGCGTGGCGGTGCTCGACCAGACCAACGGCTCACTGACCCTGCTGCGCGGCAAGGACCTGAAGAAGGTCGAGATCGCCGGTGCCGCGGGCGGTGAGATGCCGGACCGGTCGACCGGCAAGGACATCGCGGTGACCGTCGTCGACGGCCGCAAGGTGTATGCCATCTCCGGCGAGAAGGTGAACGAGTTCGCGGTGCCCGGCGCCGGCGGCGCGGTCCGCCCCGCGGTGGCCTGGGCGGGCCTGTTCTACCTGGCCGACGACGCGGCGGGCAAGGTCTACGCGATCGACGGCGAAGGCAAGCTCGTCAACACCATCGAGGCGGGCAAGCCCGGCGGCCGGCTCGACCTGGAGGTGCGGGAGAACCAGCTGTTCATCAACGCGCCCGACGGCGCGACGGCGCGGGTGGTCAACGACAAGAACGAGGTCCGGGTCGTCGACAAGTTCAACGACGACGTGGTCGGCGGCGACCCGCCGCCGGTGACGCCGCCGCCCCCGCCGAAGCCGCAGATCGGCAAGCCGGGTGCCCCGCGCAACGTCACCGCCGCGGCAGGCGACTCGCAGGTGCGGCTGAGCTGGGGCAAGGCCAGCGAGAACGGCTCGAAGATCACCAAGTACGTGGTGGAGGGCGAAGGGCGGACCTGGACGGTCGGCGCGCGCAACCGCTCGCTGGTGGTCGACCAGCTGACCAACGGCACGACGTACACGTTCACGGTGCACGCGGTCAACGGCAAGGGCGACGGCCCGTCGCGTAAGAGCAACCCGGTGATGCCGACCGGCGACGTGCCCGGTCCCGCGACGGACGTGAAGGCGGTCGAGAATCCCGACGGCACCGTCGAGGTGAGCTGGACCGCCGCCAACGGCCAGGGCCGCAAGATCACACGGTACGAGGTCACGGCGATCGACGCCGGCAGCGGCGCCCTGATCGGCACCACCACCGGCGCCACCAAGCTGGTGGTCAAGGACGGCGAGCTGGAGTACGGCACGCAGTACGCGTTCACGGTGGTCGCGATCAACGACAAGGGCGCGGGTTCGGAGGTGTCGCAGCCGTCCGGTTCGGTGGTGCCGTTCAACAAGCCCGCGCAGGTCGACAACCTGTCCGCGGCCACCGTCGGCTCGGCCAAGGGCACGGTCCGCGTGACCTGGCAGGCCGGGGACGACAACGGCCGCCAGATCACCGGCTACCGGGTGACCGCGGGCGGCAAGACCCAGACCGTCACCGCGACCAACGCGACCCTCGACGGTTTCGGCGACGGCGAGATCGTCGGCGTCGACGTCGCCGCGGTCAACGAGGCCGGCACCGGTCCGGCGGACACCACCAGCGCGAAGACCATCGCCAACGCGGCCGTGTCGAACGTGTCCGCCGGTGGCGAGACCTACAAGGGCTTCACGGTGAACTTCGCCTACGACGACGGCGGCGGCACCGCGGCCTGCACGGTGACCATCAACGGCGCGGCCCGCGCGGTCGCCTGCAACACCGGCGCGAGCGGCTACACGGTCAACGAGGTCGCGACCGACAGCGCGTTCACGATCACGGTGTCGGTGCAGAACGCCACCGGCCAGGCCGCGACGTCGGGCCCGGTGACGGTGCGCACCAGGCGGCTCAACGGCACGATCCGCTGCGTGGGCTGCGCCAACGGCATCGGCATCTACAGCAACTCGCGCCAGCAGAGCAACGAGGCCGTCGGCGACGCGCAGAACGGCGACACCTTCAAGGCGTTCTGCTGGAAGCAGGGCACCGCCGGCAACCAGAGCGGCGACGCGGAGCTGTTCGCGGCCGGAGAGAACAGCAACAAGCGCAGCGACAAATGGATCCAGATCACCTACCGCGGCAACCAGCGCTACGTCCCGTTCATCTGGCTCAACCTCGACGACGGCGACGACTACAACGACGTGCCGCAATGCTGA
- a CDS encoding tetratricopeptide repeat protein, whose product MPSPTSLSDIRTEALARRDRGDLNSARTLLEQSLEAAIMAAGEDHPEVLVTGHLLATMHRQSGDLSAARRVLENALYNGGYRFGEEHPLLLSMSFDLAQIADELGNRHEARRHYTRVATYGPQAPGFDPQPVQVARAWLGPDAPAQVAPTPATTAPPPAPQPPEDSTAVLPPPSPPTTYVSHSAPATPQTPLPPSTPADQQPAPSVWPLPPSTPQATPSPDPDDRTAVVMPPRTPATTPTDRAPALTPPPSTNPVPPAPQPPDDRTSLLSQPARPTTPATPIAPDTADPTPPRIPPAQPTDPAPAPEDDRTAPYGLTIPPRRDQSATRAMPIVPTPPSVPLPPERTRPVQPEPFPPTPPHQQLRPETAHPQQPAHQQPAHPDLPPHQQQPRHDVPPVEQTRHAADGRSAAIPVAPPPQTPARHLPQQPQHVPAPTVFAPPAPQSAPPRRSRGPVIAATAAAIVAVLAAVATLLLVVLPMNDEQTPGPGPTVEPRPASDVFVTSAPNGDITISWFDPSDGYAAQVLLAARKGEQVATIGKPANGETQYTVTGLNPNWDYCFVIMSIYSQVDLLQSTPVCTERAAGAAPAPSVTP is encoded by the coding sequence GTGCCGTCACCGACCTCGCTGTCCGACATCCGAACCGAGGCGCTCGCCCGCCGCGACCGCGGCGACCTCAACAGCGCCCGCACGCTGCTGGAGCAGTCCCTCGAAGCGGCGATCATGGCCGCCGGCGAGGACCACCCCGAGGTGCTGGTCACCGGCCACCTGCTCGCCACCATGCACCGGCAGTCCGGCGACCTGAGCGCCGCCCGCCGGGTGCTGGAGAACGCGCTGTACAACGGCGGCTACCGCTTCGGCGAGGAGCATCCGCTGCTGCTGTCGATGTCGTTCGACCTCGCGCAGATCGCCGACGAGCTCGGCAACCGCCACGAGGCGCGCCGCCACTACACCCGGGTCGCCACGTACGGCCCGCAGGCGCCCGGCTTCGACCCGCAGCCGGTCCAGGTCGCCCGCGCCTGGCTCGGCCCGGACGCACCCGCGCAGGTCGCGCCCACACCGGCGACCACCGCGCCGCCGCCCGCCCCGCAGCCGCCCGAGGACAGCACCGCGGTGCTCCCGCCGCCGTCGCCGCCGACCACCTACGTGTCGCACTCCGCCCCGGCGACGCCGCAGACCCCACTTCCGCCCAGCACCCCGGCGGACCAGCAGCCCGCGCCATCGGTCTGGCCGCTGCCCCCGTCGACACCGCAGGCGACCCCGTCACCGGACCCGGACGACCGCACGGCCGTGGTCATGCCGCCGCGCACCCCGGCCACGACGCCCACCGACCGGGCCCCGGCGCTCACCCCGCCGCCGAGCACCAACCCGGTCCCGCCCGCGCCGCAGCCGCCAGACGACCGGACGTCGCTGCTCAGCCAACCCGCTCGGCCGACCACCCCGGCCACGCCCATCGCGCCGGACACCGCCGACCCGACCCCGCCGCGGATCCCGCCCGCGCAGCCCACGGACCCCGCACCCGCACCCGAGGACGACCGGACCGCGCCCTACGGCCTGACCATTCCCCCACGGCGTGACCAGTCGGCGACCCGGGCCATGCCCATCGTGCCGACCCCGCCGTCCGTGCCACTGCCACCCGAGCGCACCCGGCCCGTGCAACCCGAGCCGTTCCCGCCGACGCCGCCGCACCAGCAGCTCCGGCCTGAGACCGCGCACCCCCAGCAACCGGCCCACCAGCAGCCGGCGCACCCGGATCTGCCGCCGCACCAGCAGCAGCCGCGCCACGACGTGCCGCCGGTCGAGCAGACCCGCCATGCCGCCGACGGCCGCTCCGCCGCCATCCCGGTGGCGCCGCCGCCGCAGACGCCCGCACGCCACCTGCCGCAACAGCCACAGCACGTCCCCGCGCCGACCGTCTTCGCCCCGCCCGCCCCGCAGTCCGCGCCGCCGCGCCGCAGCCGCGGCCCGGTCATCGCCGCAACGGCCGCGGCGATCGTCGCCGTGCTCGCCGCCGTGGCCACGCTGCTGCTGGTGGTCCTGCCCATGAACGACGAACAGACGCCAGGCCCCGGCCCCACCGTCGAACCCCGCCCCGCCAGCGACGTCTTCGTCACCAGCGCACCCAACGGCGACATCACCATCAGCTGGTTCGACCCCTCCGACGGCTACGCCGCACAGGTGCTGCTCGCCGCCCGTAAGGGCGAGCAGGTCGCCACGATCGGCAAGCCCGCCAACGGTGAGACCCAGTACACGGTCACCGGACTGAACCCGAACTGGGACTACTGCTTCGTCATCATGAGCATCTACAGCCAGGTTGACCTGCTGCAATCCACGCCGGTCTGCACCGAGCGCGCCGCGGGGGCCGCACCGGCACCCAGCGTCACACCATGA
- a CDS encoding Smr/MutS family protein codes for MKLVLDLHDIFNKGRDIERALNDIMAEAIAKKAPMIEIIPGKGSGALKKTVLRFLEQKEVKALYHRVEKDSKNFGRLFVHFKHNTPRGRR; via the coding sequence ATGAAACTAGTACTCGATCTGCACGACATCTTCAACAAGGGCCGCGACATCGAGCGGGCCTTGAACGACATCATGGCCGAGGCCATCGCCAAGAAGGCCCCCATGATCGAGATCATCCCCGGCAAAGGCTCCGGCGCCCTGAAGAAGACAGTCCTGCGCTTCCTCGAACAAAAAGAGGTAAAAGCCCTCTACCACCGCGTAGAGAAGGACTCCAAAAACTTCGGCCGCCTCTTCGTCCACTTCAAGCACAACACCCCCCGCGGCCGCCGCTAA
- a CDS encoding M14 family zinc carboxypeptidase, producing the protein MRRRLTVFVSTLALAGTMVLTGPADGAPLGPEVSTSGHYTVQGIKTLAQRNAIAGTGSAIDGFDHGIMDVTATPGEAAAIKALGFTVTRVLAPAQDDHVQALAFPPADSNYHDYSEMMSVINSLAASYPSIFRVTTIGNSYEGRNMPLIKISDNVATDENEVEVMFNHHQHAREHLTVEMAIYLMNLFTSGYGSDSTITNIVNSREIWIIPDMNPDGGEYDIATGSYRSWRKNRQPNSGSSNVGTDLNRNWSYQWGCCGGSSGTTSSETYRGPSSFSAPETQNLRNFVNSRVVGGVQQIKANIDFHTYSQLILWPFGYTTANNPSGMSADEYNTFATLGQQMAATNSYTPEQSSDLYIADGTSIDWMWATHKIWAYTFEMYPGSSGSGGGFYPPDEVITAQTTRNRAAVLMLLQQADCPYRVIGKESTYCGTGGGGTTVWSDTFETATGWTVNPGGTDTATVGQWARGTAQATNSSGAKQLAPFAGSNDLATGLSAGTAAGDFDLDGGVSSVRSPAITLPATGTLSANWQWYLAHGSNSSSADYLRISVVHSGGTTVLATITGAASNRNGAWGAASANLTAYAGQSVQFLVEAADASTASLVEAGLDNITVTQS; encoded by the coding sequence ATGCGGCGACGGTTAACCGTCTTCGTATCCACCTTGGCGCTGGCCGGCACCATGGTCCTGACCGGACCGGCCGACGGCGCCCCGCTCGGACCCGAGGTCAGCACCTCTGGCCACTACACCGTCCAGGGCATCAAGACCCTGGCCCAGCGCAACGCGATCGCCGGCACCGGTTCGGCCATCGACGGCTTCGACCACGGCATCATGGACGTCACCGCCACCCCGGGTGAGGCCGCCGCGATCAAGGCCCTCGGCTTCACCGTGACCAGGGTGCTCGCGCCGGCCCAGGACGACCACGTGCAGGCGCTGGCCTTCCCGCCGGCCGACTCCAACTACCACGACTACAGCGAGATGATGAGCGTCATCAACTCGCTGGCCGCGTCGTACCCGTCGATCTTCCGGGTGACGACGATCGGCAACTCCTACGAGGGGCGCAACATGCCCCTGATCAAGATCTCGGACAACGTCGCCACCGACGAGAACGAGGTCGAGGTGATGTTCAACCACCACCAGCACGCGCGTGAGCACCTGACGGTGGAGATGGCCATCTACCTGATGAACCTGTTCACCAGTGGCTACGGCTCCGACAGCACGATCACGAACATCGTGAACAGCCGTGAGATCTGGATCATCCCGGACATGAACCCCGACGGCGGCGAGTACGACATCGCCACCGGCAGTTACCGGTCGTGGCGCAAGAACCGCCAGCCCAACAGCGGTTCGAGCAACGTCGGCACCGACCTCAACCGCAACTGGTCCTACCAGTGGGGCTGCTGCGGCGGATCGAGCGGCACGACCAGCAGCGAGACGTACCGCGGGCCGTCGTCGTTCTCCGCGCCGGAGACGCAGAACCTGCGCAACTTCGTCAACAGCCGGGTCGTCGGCGGCGTCCAGCAGATCAAGGCCAACATCGACTTCCACACGTACTCGCAGCTCATCCTGTGGCCGTTCGGTTACACGACGGCCAACAACCCGTCGGGCATGAGCGCCGACGAGTACAACACGTTCGCCACGCTGGGCCAGCAGATGGCCGCGACGAACAGCTACACCCCGGAGCAGTCCAGCGACCTCTACATCGCCGACGGCACGTCCATCGACTGGATGTGGGCCACCCACAAGATCTGGGCGTACACCTTCGAGATGTACCCGGGCAGCTCGGGCAGCGGCGGCGGCTTCTACCCGCCCGACGAGGTCATCACCGCGCAGACGACCCGCAACCGGGCCGCCGTGCTGATGCTGCTGCAGCAGGCCGACTGCCCGTACCGGGTGATCGGCAAGGAGTCGACGTACTGCGGCACCGGCGGTGGCGGCACCACGGTCTGGTCCGACACGTTCGAGACCGCGACCGGCTGGACCGTCAACCCGGGCGGCACCGACACGGCCACCGTCGGCCAGTGGGCGCGCGGCACGGCGCAGGCGACCAACTCCAGCGGCGCCAAGCAGCTGGCCCCGTTCGCGGGCAGCAACGACCTGGCCACAGGGCTGTCGGCGGGCACCGCCGCGGGTGACTTCGACCTCGACGGCGGCGTCAGCTCCGTCCGTTCACCCGCGATCACGCTGCCGGCCACCGGCACGCTGAGCGCGAACTGGCAGTGGTATCTGGCGCACGGCTCGAACTCGTCCAGCGCCGACTACCTGCGGATCTCGGTCGTGCACAGCGGCGGCACCACGGTGCTGGCCACCATCACCGGCGCGGCGAGCAACCGCAACGGGGCCTGGGGCGCGGCGTCGGCGAACCTGA